From the Deinococcus radiophilus genome, one window contains:
- a CDS encoding multidrug DMT transporter, which translates to MDNLLKKAGAMLPHLELFSHMASLRGLLQLAAHMEERGDRVTLISPEAITLVGSDMTTDPVIQTSKGATVTAADAYALMHTLKGHEAPEYAVTREELKALNARAVQDIEAGPALAAFGETLARLGLSDGGNAAPARAEAQPQPEATSEPAPTERPSRGRKADAEGKAEMAEAN; encoded by the coding sequence ATGGACAACCTCTTGAAAAAAGCGGGGGCCATGCTGCCCCACCTGGAACTGTTCAGCCACATGGCCTCGCTGCGTGGTCTGCTGCAGCTGGCTGCTCACATGGAGGAGCGCGGGGACCGTGTGACCCTGATTTCTCCCGAGGCGATCACACTGGTGGGCAGTGACATGACCACCGATCCGGTGATTCAGACCTCCAAGGGCGCGACTGTCACCGCCGCCGACGCCTACGCACTGATGCACACCCTCAAGGGCCATGAGGCTCCAGAGTACGCCGTGACCCGCGAGGAGCTAAAAGCCCTGAACGCCCGCGCCGTGCAGGACATCGAAGCTGGCCCCGCCCTGGCTGCTTTCGGGGAAACCCTGGCCCGCCTGGGCCTGAGCGACGGTGGGAACGCAGCCCCTGCCCGCGCCGAAGCCCAGCCCCAACCGGAAGCTACATCTGAACCCGCACCCACCGAGCGCCCCAGCCGGGGCCGCAAGGCCGACGCTGAAGGTAAAGCGGAAATGGCGGAAGCGAACTGA
- a CDS encoding glutamine--tRNA ligase/YqeY domain fusion protein: protein MTAPTPDADAPRVAPNFITEIIERDLHSGKYPQVVTRFPPEPSGYAHLGHVFASFLDFQTANQFGGRYHLRMDDTNPELATQEYVDAIADDLKWLGWDWGEHFYYASDNFGKYYEYAEQLIRQGDAYVDSVSGDEMARLRGTPDQPGTPSPYRERSVEENLDLFRRMRAGEFGNGEHVLRAKIDLSSPNMKLRDPALYRILHAPHYRAGNDWCIYPMYDFQHPLQDALEGVTHSMCSLEFVDNRAIYDWLLERLGFDPRPHQYEFGRRGLEYTITSKRKLRRLIEEGFVSGWDDPRMPTLRAQRRLGVTPEAVRAFAAQIGVNRTNRTVDLAVYENAVRGDLNARAPRVMAVLEPLKVELTNLEEPQTLRLPYWPHDVVALSPDGLLSLPGGERVPEAQAVRAVPLTREIYIEKSDFVLDPPKGFKRLTRGGTVRLRGAGIIRADEVELDGAGQPVLIRATIQPEEVGAAGVIHWVSASQSVPAEFRLYDRLFRVPNPEGENVQDIASGPEAPDFDPEGMSHEGDAPVSGDFTRFLNPDSLRVLHGFVEPSLLDDPQDTRYQFERQGYFWRDPVDSREEGLVFGRIITLRDSWGKGPKEEAKGDSAQGRGPRAESNKENVAAAAPDFSPQEQAEMSRLRGLGVGEEDAIALARDATLGEFFTQSGAGAHAGQVAAWVVNELAGSLRRGQSGLKAADLPALAELLKGGQITSRIAKDVLIRASESGEAPAAIVEREGLGVVSDTGELRRVITELFAAHPAEAEAFRGGKKALQGFFMGRVMQATGGQADPKVVGAVLRELAEG from the coding sequence ATGACCGCGCCCACCCCTGACGCCGACGCCCCCCGCGTGGCGCCCAACTTCATCACCGAAATCATCGAGCGCGACCTGCATAGCGGCAAGTACCCGCAGGTCGTGACCCGCTTTCCGCCCGAGCCCAGCGGCTACGCGCACCTGGGGCATGTGTTCGCCTCCTTCCTGGACTTTCAGACGGCCAATCAATTCGGCGGGCGCTACCACCTGCGGATGGACGACACCAACCCCGAGTTGGCGACCCAGGAGTATGTGGACGCCATTGCCGACGACCTGAAATGGCTGGGCTGGGACTGGGGCGAGCACTTTTACTACGCCTCTGACAACTTCGGGAAATATTACGAGTACGCCGAGCAGCTGATTCGCCAGGGCGACGCCTACGTGGACAGCGTGAGCGGCGACGAGATGGCCCGCCTGCGCGGCACCCCCGACCAGCCCGGCACGCCCAGCCCCTACCGGGAACGCAGCGTAGAAGAAAACCTGGATCTGTTCCGCCGGATGCGGGCGGGCGAGTTCGGGAACGGCGAACACGTGCTGCGCGCCAAAATCGACCTGTCCAGTCCCAACATGAAGCTGCGCGACCCGGCGCTCTACCGCATTCTGCACGCGCCGCACTACCGCGCCGGCAACGACTGGTGCATCTACCCCATGTACGACTTCCAGCACCCGCTGCAAGACGCCCTGGAAGGCGTGACCCATTCGATGTGCTCCCTGGAATTCGTGGACAACCGCGCCATCTACGACTGGCTGCTGGAGCGCCTCGGCTTCGACCCGCGCCCGCACCAGTACGAGTTCGGGCGCCGGGGGCTGGAATACACCATCACCTCCAAGCGCAAGCTGCGCCGCCTGATTGAAGAGGGCTTCGTGTCCGGCTGGGACGATCCCCGGATGCCCACCCTGCGGGCTCAGCGCCGCCTGGGCGTGACGCCGGAAGCGGTGCGGGCCTTCGCCGCGCAGATCGGCGTGAACCGCACCAACCGCACGGTGGACCTGGCCGTGTACGAAAACGCCGTGCGCGGCGACCTGAATGCGCGCGCCCCCCGCGTGATGGCGGTGCTGGAGCCGCTGAAGGTGGAACTGACCAACCTGGAAGAGCCGCAGACCCTGCGCCTGCCCTACTGGCCGCACGACGTGGTGGCCCTCTCGCCGGACGGCCTGCTGAGCCTGCCGGGCGGTGAGCGGGTGCCGGAGGCGCAGGCGGTACGGGCCGTGCCGCTGACCCGCGAAATCTATATCGAAAAGAGCGACTTTGTGCTGGACCCGCCCAAGGGGTTCAAGCGGCTGACCCGTGGCGGCACGGTGCGGCTGCGCGGGGCGGGCATCATCCGCGCCGACGAGGTCGAACTGGACGGGGCAGGCCAGCCGGTGCTGATTCGCGCCACCATCCAGCCCGAAGAGGTGGGCGCGGCGGGCGTGATTCACTGGGTGAGCGCCAGCCAGAGCGTGCCCGCCGAATTCCGGCTGTACGACCGGCTGTTCCGGGTGCCCAACCCTGAAGGCGAGAACGTGCAGGACATCGCCAGCGGCCCCGAAGCCCCCGACTTCGACCCCGAAGGCATGAGCCACGAGGGCGACGCGCCGGTCAGCGGCGACTTCACCCGCTTCCTGAACCCCGACTCGCTGCGCGTGCTGCACGGCTTCGTGGAACCCAGCCTGCTGGACGACCCGCAGGACACCCGTTACCAGTTCGAGCGCCAGGGCTACTTCTGGCGCGACCCGGTAGACAGCCGCGAGGAAGGGCTGGTGTTCGGGCGGATTATCACCCTGCGGGATAGCTGGGGGAAGGGGCCGAAGGAAGAAGCCAAAGGAGACAGTGCGCAGGGCAGAGGGCCGAGAGCCGAGAGCAACAAAGAGAACGTCGCCGCCGCTGCTCCCGATTTCAGTCCGCAGGAGCAGGCCGAAATGTCCCGCTTGCGCGGCCTGGGCGTAGGTGAAGAAGACGCGATTGCCCTGGCGCGTGACGCCACTTTGGGCGAGTTCTTTACGCAGAGTGGGGCCGGGGCGCACGCTGGGCAGGTGGCGGCCTGGGTGGTCAATGAGCTGGCAGGTAGCCTCCGCCGTGGTCAAAGCGGATTGAAAGCCGCCGACCTGCCCGCCCTGGCCGAACTGCTGAAGGGCGGTCAGATCACCTCGCGCATTGCCAAAGATGTGTTGATCCGGGCCAGCGAGAGCGGCGAAGCCCCCGCCGCCATCGTGGAGCGCGAGGGCCTGGGGGTGGTGTCGGACACGGGCGAACTGCGCCGGGTGATCACTGAACTATTCGCCGCGCACCCTGCCGAGGCCGAAGCGTTCCGGGGCGGCAAGAAGGCGCTGCAGGGCTTTTTCATGGGCCGGGTGATGCAGGCGACTGGCGGCCAAGCTGACCCTAAAGTGGTGGGTGCGGTACTGAGGGAGCTGGCGGAAGGTTAA
- the nhaC gene encoding Na+/H+ antiporter NhaC — protein sequence MTEPTEQMHPKGKLPSLGLALLPVVLTLLILGLQIFYYGDFAPHIPLAIGIALTGLLGNYLGISWADVREGIFRVIHVSMPSLAILMVVGMLIGIWIGAGTVPTLIYYGLNILSPQIFLVAAMLICAVISVSLGTSWGTVGTVGLALVGIGAGFGIPLVWTAGAVVSGAFFGDKLSPLSDTTNLAPAVTGITVFDHIKNMLPTTIPAMLIALAIYAFAGFQMVGEQEVSFESIQGITAALEQNFVISPLTLLPVLVVLGMALLKKPPLPSLFAGALVGGVIAMTMQGADLHSVFNYAQNGFSIESGNAEIDSLLNRGGLQSMMWTISLMLLALGFGGALERTGVLESIINSIVSRIRRFGALQASAIGTAFATNVVAGDPYLSIALPGRMFAPVYRGLGYSTKNLARAVEEGGTLMSPLIPWNAGGAFVITALGLGIMDGQLQNLMYIPLSFACWLSPLLGMIYGFTGLFSPKATAEERAEWQAQGEYVKDVELGQTAS from the coding sequence ATGACCGAACCAACTGAACAGATGCACCCCAAGGGGAAGTTGCCCAGTCTGGGGTTGGCGCTGCTGCCCGTGGTGCTGACCTTGCTGATCCTGGGCCTGCAGATTTTTTACTATGGTGACTTTGCGCCGCACATTCCCCTGGCCATCGGCATTGCCCTGACGGGCCTGCTGGGCAATTACCTGGGCATCAGCTGGGCGGATGTACGTGAAGGCATTTTCCGGGTCATCCATGTGTCCATGCCCTCACTCGCCATTTTGATGGTGGTGGGGATGCTGATCGGCATCTGGATCGGCGCTGGCACTGTACCTACCCTGATTTATTACGGCCTAAATATCCTCTCGCCGCAGATTTTTCTGGTGGCCGCCATGCTGATCTGTGCGGTCATCTCGGTGTCGCTGGGAACCAGCTGGGGCACGGTGGGCACTGTCGGCCTGGCGCTGGTGGGCATCGGCGCAGGCTTTGGCATTCCGCTGGTCTGGACGGCCGGAGCGGTCGTGTCAGGAGCCTTTTTCGGGGACAAGCTCAGCCCCCTGAGCGACACCACCAATCTGGCCCCAGCGGTCACGGGCATCACCGTGTTCGACCACATCAAGAACATGCTGCCTACGACTATTCCGGCCATGTTGATCGCGCTCGCCATCTACGCTTTTGCGGGGTTCCAGATGGTCGGTGAGCAGGAAGTGTCTTTTGAGTCCATCCAGGGCATCACAGCGGCCCTGGAACAGAACTTCGTGATTTCGCCGCTCACCCTGCTGCCGGTGCTGGTGGTCCTGGGCATGGCCCTGCTGAAAAAGCCGCCGCTGCCCTCACTGTTTGCGGGTGCGTTGGTCGGCGGTGTGATTGCCATGACCATGCAGGGAGCGGATCTGCACAGCGTCTTCAACTATGCCCAGAACGGTTTCTCTATCGAATCCGGCAATGCCGAGATTGATTCACTGCTGAACCGGGGCGGCCTCCAGAGCATGATGTGGACCATCTCGCTGATGCTGCTGGCGCTGGGCTTCGGCGGAGCGCTCGAACGTACTGGGGTGCTGGAAAGCATCATCAATTCCATCGTGAGCCGTATCCGCCGCTTTGGGGCGCTGCAGGCCAGCGCCATCGGCACCGCCTTCGCGACCAACGTGGTGGCGGGCGATCCGTACCTGAGCATTGCGCTGCCGGGGCGGATGTTCGCGCCGGTCTACCGGGGCCTGGGCTACTCCACCAAGAACCTGGCCCGCGCTGTCGAAGAAGGCGGCACCCTGATGAGTCCGCTGATTCCCTGGAACGCTGGCGGCGCTTTTGTGATCACCGCGCTGGGCCTGGGCATCATGGACGGTCAGCTGCAAAACCTGATGTATATTCCGCTTTCGTTCGCCTGCTGGCTGTCGCCTCTGCTGGGGATGATCTACGGCTTTACTGGCCTGTTCAGCCCCAAAGCTACGGCTGAGGAACGCGCCGAGTGGCAAGCCCAGGGCGAATATGTCAAGGACGTGGAACTGGGCCAGACGGCCTCATAG
- a CDS encoding PilT/PilU family type 4a pilus ATPase, with amino-acid sequence MTAHTAPPEIKTQFDALLSEMVQRGASDIHLRAGSAPAARIDGEIIRYGEERLTPQQMEYFAQVMMPTQVMWGTFLEKRDADFAYSLPGMARFRVNAYFQRGSVGLIMRVIEDKPIPTFEQLGLPQSVFEELSRHERGLILVTGPTGSGKTTTLASLLDHINARDAVNIVTLEDPIEALHRDKKAMMVQRELGADTQSFSNGLRAAMRQGPDIILIGEMRDKETVEAALSAAQTGHLVFSTLHTQDAMRSINRIIDFFQPHEREQIRQGLSESLVAIVSQRLLPRKGGGRVLGMEILLGTPTVKECVKDADKQEEIKQALQEGGMRGMHTFDQHLARLVADGLMDEDEAMLAATSPHELKIMMMQASY; translated from the coding sequence ATGACTGCCCATACTGCCCCGCCTGAAATCAAAACGCAGTTCGATGCCCTGCTGTCCGAGATGGTGCAGCGTGGGGCATCGGACATTCACCTGCGGGCAGGCAGCGCACCAGCAGCGCGAATTGACGGTGAGATCATCCGTTACGGTGAAGAGCGGCTGACCCCGCAGCAGATGGAGTACTTCGCGCAGGTGATGATGCCGACCCAGGTCATGTGGGGGACTTTTCTAGAAAAGCGTGACGCCGACTTTGCCTACTCGCTGCCTGGCATGGCCCGCTTCCGCGTGAACGCCTACTTTCAGCGCGGCAGTGTGGGCCTGATTATGCGGGTGATCGAGGACAAGCCAATTCCCACCTTCGAGCAGCTGGGCCTGCCGCAAAGTGTCTTTGAGGAGCTGTCCAGACACGAGCGCGGGCTGATCCTGGTCACTGGCCCCACCGGATCGGGCAAGACCACCACGCTGGCCAGCCTGCTGGACCACATCAACGCCCGTGACGCCGTGAACATCGTGACACTGGAAGACCCCATCGAGGCCCTGCACCGCGACAAGAAAGCCATGATGGTGCAGCGCGAACTGGGCGCCGACACCCAGAGCTTTTCCAACGGGCTGCGGGCCGCCATGCGCCAGGGCCCCGACATCATCCTGATCGGCGAGATGCGTGACAAGGAAACGGTGGAGGCCGCCCTGAGCGCGGCGCAGACCGGCCACCTGGTCTTCAGCACGCTACACACCCAGGATGCCATGCGCTCGATCAACCGCATCATCGACTTTTTCCAGCCGCACGAGCGCGAGCAGATTCGCCAGGGCCTCAGCGAAAGCCTGGTGGCGATCGTCAGCCAGCGCCTGCTGCCGCGCAAGGGAGGCGGCCGGGTGCTGGGCATGGAAATCCTGCTGGGCACGCCCACCGTCAAAGAATGCGTCAAGGACGCCGACAAGCAAGAAGAGATCAAGCAGGCCCTGCAAGAGGGCGGCATGCGTGGCATGCATACCTTCGACCAGCACCTGGCCCGCCTGGTGGCCGACGGGCTGATGGACGAGGACGAAGCGATGCTGGCCGCCACCAGCCCGCACGAACTCAAAATCATGATGATGCAGGCGAGCTACTGA
- the mnhG gene encoding monovalent cation/H(+) antiporter subunit G: MNGDLAHTLTAWDINLWRDIPVLIGSIFVLAAAIGVLRFPDLYSRLHASSKLVTLGSAGIYLGVAVDFAEPSAFTRLLAVLLFQFITTPLSAYLIAQASYLRGLPAALSTPPRGQADEWGAPGLATQISEARQAQAAQTQAHPDPQ; encoded by the coding sequence ATGAACGGCGACCTTGCGCACACCCTGACGGCCTGGGACATCAACCTGTGGCGTGACATCCCCGTATTGATCGGCAGCATTTTCGTGCTGGCCGCCGCCATCGGCGTGCTGCGCTTTCCGGACCTCTACAGCCGCCTGCACGCCAGCTCCAAACTGGTCACCCTGGGATCGGCAGGCATCTATTTGGGTGTGGCGGTGGACTTTGCCGAGCCGAGCGCTTTTACGCGGCTGCTGGCGGTGCTGCTATTTCAGTTCATTACCACGCCGCTGAGTGCATACCTGATCGCACAGGCCAGTTACCTCCGCGGCCTGCCAGCAGCACTGTCTACCCCGCCGCGCGGCCAAGCCGACGAGTGGGGCGCTCCCGGTCTGGCCACCCAGATCAGCGAGGCGCGGCAGGCCCAGGCTGCCCAAACCCAGGCCCACCCAGACCCGCAGTAA
- a CDS encoding monovalent cation/H+ antiporter complex subunit F, with translation MIIDLSLAIVAISAVLVAFRVLRGPSWGDRIMAFDFLSVNLVVLFVLFGVRTGLLVMLDAALVLSLLGFLSTVALARYLLLNQVMK, from the coding sequence ATGATTATCGACCTGTCGCTGGCCATTGTCGCGATCTCTGCCGTACTGGTGGCCTTCCGGGTGCTGCGCGGCCCCAGTTGGGGGGACCGCATCATGGCCTTCGATTTCCTGAGCGTCAATCTGGTGGTCCTGTTCGTGCTGTTCGGGGTGCGGACCGGCCTACTGGTGATGTTGGACGCCGCGTTGGTGCTCAGCCTGCTGGGCTTCCTGAGTACGGTGGCGCTGGCCCGCTACTTGCTGCTGAATCAGGTGATGAAATGA
- a CDS encoding Na+/H+ antiporter subunit E: protein MRGLTLNLLLAVVWALLAGRLGTRELLIGFLVGLLVLTLFPRALGTELYIARLRAVGRFVWFFLRELTVANVQVASFALRRHPPLSPLIVAVPLRLTSEASQTMLAATITLMPGTVAMGFNPERTVMYAHAIGIPDPDDARESILKVERYLLDILHPIPDPDHLPPEEGTA from the coding sequence ATGAGGGGCCTGACACTGAATCTGCTGCTGGCCGTGGTCTGGGCGCTGCTGGCCGGACGGCTGGGCACCCGTGAACTGCTGATCGGCTTTCTGGTGGGCCTGCTGGTCCTGACACTTTTCCCCAGAGCCTTGGGCACCGAGCTGTATATCGCCCGGTTGCGGGCGGTGGGCCGCTTCGTGTGGTTTTTCCTGCGCGAACTGACCGTCGCCAACGTGCAAGTCGCCAGTTTCGCGCTGCGCCGCCACCCGCCGCTCTCGCCGCTGATCGTGGCGGTACCACTGCGGCTGACCAGCGAAGCCTCGCAGACCATGCTGGCCGCCACCATCACGCTGATGCCCGGCACGGTGGCGATGGGCTTCAACCCTGAGCGCACCGTCATGTACGCCCACGCCATCGGTATTCCCGACCCGGATGATGCCCGCGAGAGCATCCTGAAAGTGGAGCGCTACTTGCTGGACATCCTGCACCCCATCCCCGATCCCGACCACTTGCCCCCTGAGGAGGGAACAGCATGA
- a CDS encoding proton-conducting transporter transmembrane domain-containing protein, translating into MSLSALAPVLGTDTGWTAAPIIIPLGTALLLLLPLRRTLQAGLSIVGTVLMLLASVYLLIQAGHGQILTTNMGGWPAPFGITMVADRLGAWMSLLTSISAVLSVLYAAAMPDRVRERHHLFALMQFLFAGVQISFLTGDLFNLFVAFEVMLVASYALAVLGSTREQLREGFRYIVMNLTASALLVATVGMIYGLIGTLDMAHLSQRSAELGVNHVVTAFSILLLIVFSAKSALFPLGFWLPGTYPAVPPAAGAFFAAILTKVGIYALARTFNTIFVGEPHIAQNILLILGTVTMLYGALGLVSQREWRRILAFVVVVSVGFMAMGLGAGTPEALNATMFYVGVSVAVTSAMFLLAGVAERATGTTHVNVRGMLEHRPLLAGLFMLGALTIAGLPPTGGFIAKFALIASVLEVGTPLAYLAAGSALVSSLIILYAMLNMWRAFFWGKRHSDRQLRPNPAGQLAALYLAMGAVALTALSAGPMMAYTADLSRDLQTPERYRTAVLGTDPVVIPDPYSPEYYKFTAPEAGAEIEHDPAHDPAPAEANP; encoded by the coding sequence ATGAGTTTGTCTGCCCTGGCCCCTGTCCTGGGAACCGATACCGGATGGACCGCCGCCCCGATCATCATTCCGCTGGGCACCGCCCTGCTGTTGCTGCTGCCGCTGCGCCGCACCCTACAAGCGGGTCTGTCTATCGTCGGCACCGTGCTGATGCTCCTGGCGTCGGTCTACCTGCTGATTCAGGCCGGACACGGCCAGATTCTCACCACCAATATGGGCGGCTGGCCCGCGCCGTTTGGAATCACCATGGTGGCCGACCGCCTGGGCGCCTGGATGAGTCTGCTCACGTCCATCAGTGCCGTGCTAAGTGTGCTGTACGCTGCCGCCATGCCCGACCGGGTGCGCGAGCGGCATCACCTCTTCGCCCTGATGCAGTTCCTGTTCGCAGGGGTGCAGATCTCGTTCCTGACCGGGGACCTCTTTAACCTGTTCGTGGCTTTCGAGGTCATGCTGGTCGCCAGTTACGCACTGGCGGTGCTGGGCAGCACCCGTGAGCAGCTGCGTGAGGGCTTTCGCTACATCGTGATGAACCTCACCGCTTCGGCGCTGCTGGTCGCCACCGTGGGCATGATCTACGGCCTGATAGGCACGCTGGATATGGCCCACCTGTCGCAGCGCTCCGCCGAGCTGGGCGTCAACCATGTGGTCACGGCCTTCAGCATCCTGCTCTTGATCGTCTTTTCGGCCAAATCGGCGCTGTTTCCGCTGGGGTTCTGGCTGCCGGGAACCTACCCAGCCGTGCCGCCAGCAGCGGGGGCCTTTTTCGCCGCCATCCTGACCAAAGTGGGCATCTACGCGCTGGCCCGCACCTTCAACACCATCTTCGTAGGCGAGCCGCACATCGCGCAGAACATCCTGCTGATTCTGGGCACCGTGACCATGCTGTACGGGGCGCTGGGGCTGGTGTCACAGCGTGAATGGCGGCGCATCCTGGCCTTCGTGGTGGTGGTGTCGGTGGGCTTCATGGCGATGGGCCTGGGTGCCGGGACGCCGGAAGCGCTCAACGCCACCATGTTCTATGTCGGGGTCAGCGTGGCGGTCACCTCGGCCATGTTCCTGCTGGCGGGCGTGGCCGAGCGCGCCACCGGCACCACCCACGTCAACGTGCGCGGCATGCTGGAACACCGTCCCCTGCTGGCGGGCCTCTTTATGCTGGGAGCACTGACCATCGCGGGTCTGCCGCCCACCGGGGGCTTTATCGCCAAGTTCGCGCTGATCGCTTCGGTGCTGGAGGTCGGCACGCCGCTGGCTTACCTCGCAGCGGGCAGCGCCCTGGTCAGCTCTTTGATCATCCTGTACGCCATGCTGAACATGTGGCGGGCCTTCTTCTGGGGCAAGCGCCACAGTGACCGCCAGTTGCGCCCCAACCCGGCTGGTCAGCTGGCCGCCCTGTACCTGGCGATGGGCGCCGTGGCCCTCACTGCCCTGAGCGCTGGGCCCATGATGGCGTATACCGCTGACCTGAGCCGCGACCTCCAGACCCCGGAGCGCTACCGCACCGCGGTGCTGGGCACTGACCCGGTGGTTATTCCCGACCCCTACTCGCCGGAATACTACAAGTTCACAGCGCCGGAAGCGGGCGCGGAGATTGAACATGACCCGGCCCACGACCCGGCCCCTGCGGAGGCGAACCCATGA
- a CDS encoding sodium:proton antiporter: protein METLFALVIGVLVGAGVFMLLSRVIVRVALGLSFIAYGVNLAILTAAGLGQESPPLLSLPGPYVDPLPQALILTAIVIGFATTALLLTVAIRAYQVAGHDDAEAFGDNLADDPGNPDGRPADAEHPSPDIPDTEHYEEAPTPADLIILSARPQFRSVADTQDQDTAPDKPHTGGTR from the coding sequence ATGGAAACACTGTTTGCCCTGGTGATCGGGGTCCTGGTGGGTGCGGGGGTCTTTATGCTGCTCTCGCGGGTCATCGTGCGGGTGGCGCTGGGCCTGTCGTTTATCGCTTATGGCGTGAACCTGGCGATCCTGACGGCGGCTGGCCTAGGCCAGGAATCACCGCCGCTGCTCAGCTTGCCGGGACCCTATGTGGACCCACTGCCGCAGGCCCTGATCCTGACGGCCATCGTGATCGGATTTGCGACCACAGCGCTGCTGCTCACGGTGGCGATTCGGGCCTATCAGGTTGCTGGACACGACGACGCCGAAGCCTTTGGCGACAACCTGGCCGACGATCCGGGCAACCCAGATGGCCGCCCTGCCGACGCTGAACACCCCAGCCCCGACATCCCCGATACCGAGCATTACGAAGAAGCACCGACCCCAGCTGACCTGATCATCCTGAGTGCCCGGCCCCAGTTCCGCTCGGTGGCGGACACTCAGGATCAGGACACCGCACCGGATAAACCCCACACAGGAGGCACCCGATGA
- a CDS encoding Na(+)/H(+) antiporter subunit B — protein sequence MSRKKKRPGQSVSRKAGRQTPPAPSKTPTPQDTAAAEAKPGLRRRTLNALRPGRHPWGRDVPELGGAAPDRDYAVLAQSVIKDPVLRTVAQPAFALIMLLALLLFWRGHQLPGGGFVGGAMTVCALLLHRIATGHAPLKFDFARLIPVGLATAFVTGLVPYLTGRSFLKSDYGYLTTPVTGEFEWATALLFDLGVYLLVVGGGMAIAEALIDIHPTERVEEDL from the coding sequence ATGAGCCGCAAAAAGAAGCGTCCCGGTCAGTCGGTCTCCCGCAAAGCAGGCCGTCAGACGCCGCCTGCCCCCAGCAAGACACCAACCCCACAGGACACGGCTGCCGCCGAAGCCAAGCCAGGCCTGCGCCGCCGCACCCTAAATGCCCTGCGGCCAGGCCGTCACCCCTGGGGCCGCGACGTGCCGGAACTCGGTGGTGCTGCGCCGGACCGTGACTACGCCGTGCTGGCGCAGTCGGTCATCAAAGACCCGGTGCTGCGGACCGTGGCCCAACCAGCCTTCGCGCTGATTATGCTGCTGGCGTTGTTGCTGTTCTGGCGCGGCCACCAGCTGCCGGGCGGGGGCTTTGTGGGTGGGGCCATGACCGTCTGCGCCCTGCTGCTGCACCGCATCGCTACCGGCCACGCTCCGCTCAAATTCGACTTTGCACGTCTGATTCCGGTCGGTCTGGCCACCGCCTTTGTCACGGGTCTGGTGCCTTATCTGACCGGACGCTCTTTTCTCAAGAGCGACTACGGTTATCTGACCACGCCCGTTACCGGAGAATTCGAGTGGGCCACCGCGCTGCTGTTCGACCTGGGCGTGTACCTGTTGGTGGTGGGCGGCGGCATGGCCATCGCCGAAGCACTGATCGACATTCACCCGACCGAACGGGTTGAGGAGGACCTCTGA